The DNA window ACCGAGAACTTCCTGCGCACGAAGTTCGCCAAGAAGCCCGAGATCGCCGAGGCGAACGTCGCGGCGTTCCGGGCCGGCTGGAACTTCGGCGAGACGACCGAGGACTTCGCGGTCTCGTACGAGGTCGCCCCGGCGACCCGTGCGTTCCCCCCGGGGGCGTACCGCAACATCTCCGGGAACCTGGCCCTGTCGTACGGGCTGATCGCCGCCGGTCAGCAGGCGGACCTGCCGCTCTACCTGGGCTCGTACCCGATCACGCCGGCGTCCGACATCCTGCACGAGCTGAGCCGGCACAAGAACTTCGGCGTGCGGACCTTCCAGGCCGAGGACGAGATCGCGGCCATCGGCGCGGCGCTCGGCGCCGCGTTCGGCGGACAGCTCGCCGTCACCACCACCTCGGGTCCGGGTGTGGCGCTCAAGTCGGAGACCATCGGGCTGGCGGTGTCGCTGGAGCTGCCGCTCCTGGTGGTCGCCATCCAGCGCGGCGGACCGTCGACCGGCCTGCCGACCAAGACGGAGCAGGCCGACCTGCTCCAGGCGATGTACGGGCGCAACGGCGAGGCCCCGGTGCCGATCGTCGCGCCGCGCACCCCCGCCGACTGCTTCGACGCGGCCATGGACGCGGCGCGGATCGCGCTGACCTACCGGACGCCGGTGTTCCTGCTGTCCGACGGCTACCTGGCCAACGGCAGCGAGCCGTGGCGGATCCCGGAGATCGACGAGCTGCCGGACCTGCGGGTGCAGTTCGCGACCGGGCCGAACCACGAGCTCGCCGACGGCACCGAGGTCTTCTGGCCGTACAAGCGCGACCCGCAGACCCTGGCCCGCCCGTGGGCCGTGCCCGGTACGCCCGGTCTCGAACACCGCATCGGCGGCATCGAGAAGCAGGACGGCACGGGCAACATCTCGTACGACCCGGCCAACCACGACTTCATGGTCCGCACCCGCCAGGCCAAGGTCGACGGCATCGAGGTCCCGGACCTGGAGGTCGACGACCCGGACCAGGCCAGGACCCTGGTGCTGGGCTGGGGCTCGACGTACGGACCGATCACGGCCGCCGTACGCCGGCTGCGTGCCGCCGGGACGCCCATCGCACAGGCGCACCTGCGCCATCTCAACCCGTTCCCCCGGAATCTGGGCGAAGTCCTGGGGCGCTACGACAAGGTGGTCGTGCCCGAGATGAACCTCGGACAGCTGGCCACCCTGCTCAGAGCGAAGTATCTGGTCGACGCCCACTCGTACAACCAGGTCAACGGCATGCCGTTCAAGGCCGAGCAGCTGGCCACGGCTCTCAAGGAGGCCACCCATGACTGAGGCGCTCTCGCTGGTGCCCAAGGCCGAGGCCAAGCAGTCCATGAAGGACTTCAAGTCCGATCAGGAAGTGCGCTGGTGCCCCGGATGCGGCGACTACGCGGTCCTCGCCGCCGTGCAGGGCTTCATGCCCGAGCTCGGACTGGCGAAGGAGAACATCGTCTTCGTCTCCGGGATCGGCTGCTCGTCCCGCTTCCCGTACTACATGAACACGTACGGCATGCACTCGATCCACGGCCGCGCGCCCGCGATCGCGACCGGCCTCGCGTCCTCGCGGCGTGACCTGAGCGTGTGGGTGGTGACCGGTGACGGCGACGCGCTGTCCATCGGCGGCAACCACCTGATCCACGCGCTGCGGCGCAACGTCAACCTGAAGATCCTGCTGTTCAACAACCGGATCTACGGGCTGACCAAGGGCCAGTACAGCCCCACCTCCGAGATCGGCAAGATCACCAAGTCGACGCCGATGGGCTCGCTCGACGCGCCCTTCAACCCGGTGTCGCTGGCGATCGGCGCGGAGGCGAGT is part of the Streptomyces agglomeratus genome and encodes:
- a CDS encoding 2-oxoacid:acceptor oxidoreductase subunit alpha; this encodes MTSQVSSPAEKADGTDGADGASDTVVGEQRSTPSGKVSEKEVRRLDRVIIRFAGDSGDGMQLTGDRFTSETATFGNDLSTLPNFPAEIRAPAGTLPGVSSFQLHFADHDILTPGDAPNVLVAMNPAALKANIGDVPRGADIIVNTDEFTKRPMAKVGYETSPLEDGSLEAYNVHPVPLTTMTIEALKEFGLSRKEAERSKNMFALGLLSWMYHRPTEGTENFLRTKFAKKPEIAEANVAAFRAGWNFGETTEDFAVSYEVAPATRAFPPGAYRNISGNLALSYGLIAAGQQADLPLYLGSYPITPASDILHELSRHKNFGVRTFQAEDEIAAIGAALGAAFGGQLAVTTTSGPGVALKSETIGLAVSLELPLLVVAIQRGGPSTGLPTKTEQADLLQAMYGRNGEAPVPIVAPRTPADCFDAAMDAARIALTYRTPVFLLSDGYLANGSEPWRIPEIDELPDLRVQFATGPNHELADGTEVFWPYKRDPQTLARPWAVPGTPGLEHRIGGIEKQDGTGNISYDPANHDFMVRTRQAKVDGIEVPDLEVDDPDQARTLVLGWGSTYGPITAAVRRLRAAGTPIAQAHLRHLNPFPRNLGEVLGRYDKVVVPEMNLGQLATLLRAKYLVDAHSYNQVNGMPFKAEQLATALKEATHD
- a CDS encoding 2-oxoacid:ferredoxin oxidoreductase subunit beta; translated protein: MTEALSLVPKAEAKQSMKDFKSDQEVRWCPGCGDYAVLAAVQGFMPELGLAKENIVFVSGIGCSSRFPYYMNTYGMHSIHGRAPAIATGLASSRRDLSVWVVTGDGDALSIGGNHLIHALRRNVNLKILLFNNRIYGLTKGQYSPTSEIGKITKSTPMGSLDAPFNPVSLAIGAEASFVARTVDSDRKHLTEVLRQAADHPGTALVEIYQNCNIFNDGAFDALKDKQQAEEAVIRLEHGQPIRFGAEGSKGVVRDAATGDLKVVAVTAENESQILVHDAHAASPTTAFALSRLADPDTLHHTPIGVLRSVDRPVYDTLMADQLDAAIEQNGKGDLAALLAGNDTWTVVG